In Hirundo rustica isolate bHirRus1 chromosome 2, bHirRus1.pri.v3, whole genome shotgun sequence, one genomic interval encodes:
- the LOC120749537 gene encoding uncharacterized protein LOC120749537, whose product MIKLVILFCILPQPHGQIPAELPWSGATIRYTGVLGSYPTDHHSNLATVVLHDSKIYRPSEWRWDREDWIRTLTGTIGEIIMVACRKVEGSLYEKASTITIAGNFLEPDGKNYLHIPTAELCPTTKWKCAKQIPLVLCCRQEYVGNYTLSPRTNNIAITKDCKNESTDCWYSFTLAKPTYVTCLWLNNSTDPLGLKGLIHKFKINTIPKPTLSRVVTPQRVEGTESTLSQYDTEWPWSQAFVHFTGSMGNVKDLNLSTVVMHENQIYTRQEWEKQKTWQLQGVVGEKISIGCRMINGTTHRKATSISVLTNQTNKHEKACMHPSVQDCWHNFTLAQTVEVVCLWSKNTKGLSFKFKINAIAQSVKH is encoded by the coding sequence ATGATAAAGTTGGTGATACTTTTCTGCATCCTACCACAACCCCATGGCCAGATACCAGCTGAATTGCCATGGTCTGGAGCTACCATCAGGTACACTGGTGTTCTAGGATCATATCCCACAGATCATCACTCGAACCTAGCGACTGTAGTGCTACATGACTCTAAGATATATCGTCCAAGTGAATGGAGATGGGATCGGGAGGATTGGATTAGAACGCTAACTGGAACAATCGGTGAAATAATTATGGTAGCATGCAGAAAAGTGGAAGGATCTCTTTATGAGAAAGCTTCCACCATTACAATTGCTGGAAATTTTTTAGAACCagatggaaaaaattatttgcacaTCCCTACAGCAGAACTGTGTCCTACAACGAAGTGGAAGTGTGCCAAACAAATCCCCCTTGTTTTGTGTTGTCGTCAGGAGTATGTTGGTAACTACACTTTAAGTCCCAGGACCAACAATATTGCAATTACAAAGGATTGTAAAAATGAATCAACTGATTGTTGGTATAGTTTTACTTTAGCCAAACCAACTTATGTGACATGCCTTTGGCTAAATAACTCGACAGATCCATTAGGTTTAAAAGGCCTAATTCACAAATTTAAGATAAATACTATACCAAAGCCCACATTGAGTAGAGTAGTTACGCCCCAAAGGGTGGAAGGGACTGAGAGTACCCTTAGTCAATATGATACTGAATGGCCTTGGTCCCAggcttttgttcattttaccGGATCCATGGGAAATGTGAAGGATTTAAATTTATCAACTGTTGTTATGCATGAGAATCAGATATACActaggcaggaatgggaaaaacaaaaaacctggcAGCTTCAAGGGGtagtaggggaaaaaattagTATAGGATGTCGAATGATTAACGGAACTACCCATAGAAAGGCAACCTCAATCAGTGTTTTGACAAATCAGACAAATAAGCATGAAAAGGCTTGTATGCACCCAAGCGTACAGGATTGTTGGCACAATTTTACATTAGCACAAACCGTAGAAGTGGTTTGTCTTTGGTCCAAAAATACTAAAGGGCTTtcttttaagtttaaaataaatgctataGCCCAATCTGTTAAGCATTAA